Proteins encoded in a region of the Campylobacter geochelonis genome:
- the thrC gene encoding threonine synthase: MKLVGTRDKSQKVTLSEALLNPSANFGGLFAPLKLPKFDKNFFHKAKDFSYEEVAMEVIRSFDFDVKDDIFKNALKTYAKFDDKKCPLHIEKLDKHLYINELYHGPTRAFKDMALQPFGSIIDGLAKKDGKKYLIMCATSGDTGPATLEAFSGSENVKVVCLYPDDGTSEVQRLQMVNAKASNLKVIGIKGNFDDAQRALKSLLSDKEFKDELAKNELSLSAANSVNFGRILFQIIYHFYAYIWLLKKGALKDDEKFDIIVPSGNFGNALGAYYAKKMGAKIGSIKIASNQNNVLTELFNYGVYDINDKSLVKTMSPAMDILVSSNVERLLFDKFGDVKTRELMLDLSRAKCYEISKIRGFKAKYCTDEECAKFIKKLAKNGKLIDPHTATCFKFANTKKPTMITSTAHWVKFTPSMIKAIKNEKIYDEKAQMLALANEFNETIPDEILSLFDAKAVHTSVVGQDKIKETIIEWIKK; encoded by the coding sequence ATGAAACTAGTAGGAACCAGAGATAAAAGCCAAAAAGTAACGCTAAGCGAGGCGCTTCTAAACCCAAGTGCAAATTTTGGCGGACTTTTTGCACCATTAAAACTACCTAAATTTGACAAAAATTTCTTCCACAAAGCAAAAGATTTTAGTTATGAAGAAGTTGCTATGGAGGTGATTAGGAGTTTTGATTTTGATGTTAAAGATGATATTTTTAAAAATGCTTTAAAAACATATGCTAAATTTGATGATAAAAAATGCCCACTTCATATAGAAAAATTAGATAAACACCTATATATCAACGAGCTATATCATGGTCCAACAAGAGCTTTTAAAGATATGGCGCTTCAACCTTTTGGTAGCATAATAGACGGATTAGCCAAAAAAGATGGCAAAAAATATCTTATAATGTGCGCTACTAGTGGCGATACTGGTCCTGCGACTTTAGAAGCCTTTAGTGGAAGCGAAAATGTAAAGGTGGTCTGTCTTTATCCAGATGATGGCACAAGCGAAGTTCAACGCCTTCAAATGGTAAATGCAAAAGCAAGCAACCTAAAAGTCATCGGTATCAAAGGCAACTTTGATGATGCTCAACGCGCGCTAAAATCGCTTTTAAGCGATAAAGAGTTTAAAGATGAGTTGGCAAAAAATGAGCTAAGTCTAAGTGCTGCAAACTCAGTAAATTTTGGTAGAATCCTTTTCCAAATCATCTATCACTTCTACGCTTACATCTGGCTACTTAAAAAAGGCGCGTTAAAAGATGATGAGAAATTCGATATCATCGTTCCTAGTGGGAATTTTGGCAATGCATTGGGCGCGTACTATGCTAAAAAAATGGGCGCAAAAATCGGCTCAATTAAAATCGCTTCAAACCAAAACAACGTCCTAACCGAACTCTTTAACTATGGCGTTTATGATATAAATGACAAAAGCTTAGTAAAGACTATGAGCCCTGCGATGGATATTTTAGTTAGCTCAAATGTCGAGCGACTGCTGTTTGATAAATTTGGCGATGTTAAGACAAGAGAACTAATGCTTGATTTAAGCAGAGCAAAATGCTATGAAATCAGCAAAATCAGAGGCTTTAAGGCAAAATACTGCACCGATGAAGAGTGCGCTAAATTTATAAAAAAACTAGCTAAAAATGGCAAGCTAATCGACCCGCACACCGCAACTTGCTTTAAATTTGCAAATACTAAAAAACCAACTATGATAACATCGACAGCACATTGGGTTAAATTTACTCCATCGATGATAAAAGCTATAAAAAATGAAAAAATTTATGATGAAAAAGCTCAAATGCTAGCCCTTGCAAACGAATTTAACGAAACCATACCAGATGAAATTTTATCTTTATTTGATGCTAAAGCTGTGCATACAAGCGTAGTTGGACAAGATAAAATCAAAGAAACTATAATAGAATGGATTAAAAAATGA
- the argB gene encoding acetylglutamate kinase yields the protein MQKKSRTAEIILSALPYIRKFRDKVFVIKYGGAAQTQESLKSDFARDIVLLHMVGIKVIVVHGGGKKINQTLQNLNMQSEFIDGLRVTTKEMIEVVEMVLCGLVNKEISGLLNQNGAPAVGISGKDGDLLKAKSLQDGKYGFVGEITQVNTKLIYDILESGYVPVIAPIASDENSQSYNINADLCASSVATALKADKIIFLTDIDGVLDKDGNLISKLDKKLIDELKADGTISGGMIPKLDACLECIENGVKNTHIINGKIPHSILLELFTDDGIGSMVR from the coding sequence ATGCAAAAAAAGTCAAGAACCGCTGAAATAATCCTTTCAGCACTTCCATATATACGTAAATTTAGAGATAAAGTTTTTGTTATCAAATACGGTGGCGCGGCACAAACACAAGAGTCGCTAAAAAGTGATTTTGCTCGTGATATCGTGCTTTTACATATGGTTGGTATAAAAGTTATCGTCGTGCATGGTGGTGGCAAAAAAATCAACCAAACCCTACAAAACCTCAATATGCAAAGTGAGTTTATCGATGGACTTAGAGTCACCACAAAAGAGATGATAGAGGTCGTGGAGATGGTTTTATGCGGGCTTGTTAACAAAGAGATAAGCGGACTTTTAAACCAAAATGGCGCTCCAGCTGTTGGCATAAGTGGCAAAGATGGGGATTTACTAAAGGCTAAAAGTTTACAAGATGGCAAATACGGCTTTGTTGGCGAGATAACGCAAGTAAATACAAAACTTATCTATGACATTTTAGAAAGCGGTTATGTGCCAGTTATCGCACCGATTGCAAGCGATGAAAACTCGCAAAGCTACAACATCAACGCAGATTTGTGCGCAAGTAGCGTAGCAACAGCGTTAAAAGCAGATAAAATAATCTTCTTAACAGACATTGATGGCGTTTTAGATAAAGATGGAAATTTAATAAGCAAGCTTGATAAAAAACTTATAGATGAGCTAAAAGCCGATGGCACGATAAGTGGCGGTATGATTCCAAAACTTGATGCCTGTTTAGAGTGCATAGAAAATGGCGTAAAAAACACGCATATCATCAACGGTAAAATCCCTCACTCTATCTTGCTTGAGCTTTTCACAGATGATGGTATCGGAAGCATGGTAAGATAA
- the kdsB gene encoding 3-deoxy-manno-octulosonate cytidylyltransferase produces the protein MIVIPARLGSTRFPNKILCDIFGLPMFIASAENAAKVDDVLIAVDDEKTFKIAKEYGFKAVMTNQNHQSGTDRINEAVQNHGLKDDEIIINLQADEPFFECENLAKFKEFATKAILKNGAFMASCFKLVDKDSAQNPNLVKVVLDECSNALYFSRSLIPYPREKCETFRGHIGIYAYSVKTLREFCSYQTSYLENIEKLEQLRALTNGKKIAMMKIKTKSVGIDTAADLEKALNLFKDRSKF, from the coding sequence ATGATTGTAATTCCAGCTCGTCTAGGCTCAACTAGATTTCCAAACAAAATTTTATGTGATATTTTCGGTCTTCCTATGTTTATAGCAAGTGCCGAAAATGCAGCAAAAGTCGATGATGTCTTAATCGCAGTCGATGATGAAAAAACTTTTAAAATAGCTAAAGAATACGGTTTTAAGGCGGTTATGACAAATCAAAACCATCAAAGTGGAACCGATAGAATCAACGAAGCGGTGCAAAATCACGGCTTAAAAGATGATGAGATTATTATAAATTTACAAGCTGATGAGCCGTTTTTTGAGTGCGAAAATTTGGCTAAATTTAAAGAGTTTGCAACCAAAGCTATACTTAAAAATGGCGCTTTTATGGCAAGCTGTTTTAAGCTAGTCGATAAAGATAGCGCACAAAATCCAAATTTAGTAAAAGTCGTGCTTGATGAGTGTTCAAACGCCCTTTACTTTTCACGCTCTCTTATCCCATATCCAAGGGAAAAATGCGAAACTTTTAGAGGTCATATAGGAATTTATGCTTATAGCGTGAAGACTTTGCGTGAGTTTTGCTCATATCAAACATCATATCTTGAAAACATAGAAAAGTTAGAGCAACTTAGAGCTCTAACAAATGGCAAAAAAATCGCCATGATGAAGATAAAAACCAAAAGTGTAGGCATAGATACTGCTGCTGATTTAGAAAAAGCACTAAATTTATTCAAAGATAGAAGTAAATTTTAG
- a CDS encoding HrcA family transcriptional regulator — protein MKINKRDLILDYIIEAYLNENSPIGSSELGDRMDGLMPASTIRVYFKKLSDEGAIKQIHISSGRIPTIATMNEYWRNKLDFKDKISISSEETLAKIARKFKIYCMIFTSEDEVLKEIINHNDKFIILCFDNEELVIKFNSKIFKFLSNLVGIELRNLERISMQVGLSELRAKIKELKNSKIQFLANEIIAYQIYNDERFKILLDPSITTKFDKNIVYAPLFEPGFMGIKRNITYKKSEATMFCAGSVYEDYEKFFNTIMEAA, from the coding sequence ATGAAGATAAATAAAAGAGATTTAATACTTGATTATATTATAGAAGCATATTTGAACGAAAACAGCCCTATCGGTTCAAGTGAACTTGGCGATAGGATGGATGGTTTGATGCCGGCTTCTACTATAAGAGTGTATTTTAAAAAACTAAGCGATGAGGGCGCTATAAAACAAATTCATATAAGCAGTGGTAGAATTCCTACTATTGCAACCATGAATGAATACTGGCGAAATAAGCTTGATTTTAAAGATAAAATTTCTATTTCAAGTGAAGAAACTCTTGCTAAAATTGCTAGAAAATTTAAAATTTATTGTATGATTTTTACATCAGAAGATGAAGTTTTAAAAGAGATTATAAACCACAACGATAAGTTTATAATACTTTGCTTTGATAATGAAGAGCTTGTGATTAAATTTAACTCAAAAATCTTTAAATTTTTATCAAATTTAGTAGGCATAGAGTTAAGAAATTTAGAAAGAATTTCTATGCAAGTCGGACTTAGCGAACTTAGAGCAAAGATTAAAGAGCTAAAAAACTCAAAAATTCAGTTTTTGGCTAACGAGATTATAGCTTATCAAATTTATAATGATGAGCGATTTAAAATCCTTTTAGATCCAAGCATAACAACAAAATTTGATAAAAACATAGTCTATGCTCCACTTTTTGAGCCAGGTTTTATGGGGATAAAACGAAATATAACCTATAAAAAAAGCGAAGCAACTATGTTTTGTGCAGGAAGTGTGTATGAAGACTACGAGAAATTTTTTAATACCATAATGGAGGCAGCATGA
- a CDS encoding helix-turn-helix transcriptional regulator: protein MVETSDIFNILHNAVESKNMGKKISQANMAKKLGVSMRTYQDWRLGTSKPQAALAVFQMLCELEEEDATFVLGKIKRLMERRGHAETNA, encoded by the coding sequence ATGGTAGAAACAAGTGATATTTTTAACATTCTACACAATGCTGTAGAGTCCAAAAACATGGGTAAGAAAATTTCGCAAGCAAATATGGCTAAAAAACTTGGGGTTTCGATGAGAACATACCAAGATTGGAGACTAGGGACTAGCAAACCACAAGCCGCGCTAGCTGTCTTTCAAATGCTTTGCGAACTTGAAGAAGAAGATGCTACTTTTGTTTTGGGAAAAATTAAAAGATTAATGGAAAGGAGAGGTCATGCAGAAACTAACGCTTAA
- the grpE gene encoding nucleotide exchange factor GrpE, with product MNKDNKSIENEENEILSEENELEIEDKRDEEIKKLQDELSAITDKFYRANAEFENIKKRMEKEKEQSVAYASEKFAKDMLPIIDALEEAAKIDVEGNELADKIESGVRQCIDIMLRAFEKYGITQIPTDGQFNPEVHNAISVIKQDGIESGDIVQVYQKGYMYKDRVLRASMVVVAK from the coding sequence ATGAATAAAGATAACAAAAGTATAGAAAATGAAGAAAATGAAATTTTAAGCGAAGAAAATGAGCTTGAAATCGAAGATAAAAGAGATGAAGAGATTAAAAAACTTCAAGATGAACTTAGCGCGATAACGGATAAATTTTACCGTGCTAATGCAGAGTTTGAAAACATCAAAAAACGCATGGAAAAAGAAAAAGAGCAATCAGTTGCCTACGCGAGTGAGAAATTTGCAAAAGATATGCTTCCGATAATCGATGCGCTTGAAGAAGCCGCTAAAATCGATGTTGAGGGAAATGAACTAGCAGATAAGATAGAAAGTGGCGTTAGACAGTGCATAGATATAATGCTTAGAGCATTTGAAAAGTATGGCATAACGCAAATACCAACCGATGGGCAGTTTAACCCAGAAGTTCACAACGCTATAAGCGTTATTAAACAAGATGGAATCGAAAGTGGCGATATAGTTCAAGTTTATCAAAAAGGTTATATGTATAAAGATAGAGTGCTTAGAGCCTCTATGGTAGTTGTAGCAAAATAG
- a CDS encoding nitrous oxide-stimulated promoter family protein: MTDEKFIEQNQTVVKFIQLYCDDKHKNKDKKDGILKLFYNGKNLTSMPYSLCDECESLLLYANQRLQNCPHEIKPKCRNCPNPCYEKAQWKQMAKIMRTSGMKLGLIKIKRFFGAQI, encoded by the coding sequence ATGACAGATGAAAAATTCATAGAACAAAATCAAACCGTGGTAAAGTTTATCCAACTTTACTGCGATGATAAACACAAAAACAAAGATAAAAAAGATGGAATTTTAAAGCTTTTTTATAATGGGAAAAATTTAACTTCTATGCCCTACTCGCTTTGTGATGAGTGCGAAAGTCTACTGTTATACGCAAACCAGCGCTTGCAAAACTGCCCGCACGAGATAAAACCAAAGTGTAGAAACTGCCCTAACCCATGTTATGAAAAAGCGCAATGGAAACAGATGGCAAAAATCATGCGAACAAGCGGTATGAAGCTTGGACTGATAAAGATAAAGAGATTTTTTGGGGCGCAAATTTAG
- a CDS encoding monooxygenase, translating into MVILQVDFDYKGGYDEDMFKECENLAKSIACEPGFMWKIWTQNKEKNTSGGIYAFESKDDAQKYIKMHLSRLEKSGLASNFRYEIFETNEKLSAITNFPPKS; encoded by the coding sequence ATGGTTATTTTACAAGTTGATTTTGACTACAAGGGCGGATACGATGAAGATATGTTTAAAGAGTGTGAAAATTTAGCAAAATCAATAGCTTGTGAACCAGGCTTTATGTGGAAAATTTGGACGCAAAATAAAGAAAAAAACACCAGCGGCGGAATTTATGCTTTTGAGAGCAAAGATGATGCACAAAAATATATAAAAATGCATTTAAGCAGACTAGAAAAATCAGGTCTTGCTTCAAATTTTAGATATGAAATTTTTGAAACAAACGAAAAACTCAGCGCCATAACAAATTTCCCTCCAAAGAGTTAA
- the cutA gene encoding divalent-cation tolerance protein CutA has protein sequence MVVFCIVDDKKIAKFIAKSLVEKSLAACVNIIKNVDSIYLWDSKICKSKEYQLMIKSTKKNFKAIENEILKLHPYDTPEIFSLKFDKINKKYKKWIQNSINKDKK, from the coding sequence ATGGTAGTTTTTTGCATAGTCGATGATAAAAAAATAGCTAAATTTATAGCAAAGTCATTAGTAGAAAAAAGCCTAGCCGCTTGCGTAAATATCATAAAAAACGTAGATAGTATCTACTTGTGGGATAGCAAAATTTGCAAAAGCAAAGAGTATCAACTTATGATAAAATCAACTAAGAAAAATTTCAAAGCCATTGAAAATGAGATTTTAAAGCTTCACCCATACGATACGCCAGAGATTTTTTCGCTTAAATTTGATAAAATAAATAAAAAATATAAAAAATGGATACAAAATAGCATAAACAAGGATAAAAAATGA
- the dnaK gene encoding molecular chaperone DnaK, with protein MSKVIGIDLGTTNSAVAVFERGEGKIIPNKEGKNTTPSVVAFTDKGEVLVGDSAKRQAVTNPSKTIYSIKRIMGLMMNEENAKEAQKRLPYKIVDRNGAAAVDIEGKIYTPQEISAKVLMKLKEDAEAYLGESVVDAVITVPAYFNDSQRKATKEAGAIAGLNVLRIINEPTAAALAYGLDKKAAEKIVVYDLGGGTFDVTVLETGDNVVEVLSTGGDAFLGGDDFDNKLIDWLLTEFKSESGVDLRNDVMAMQRLKEAAENAKKELSSAMETTINLPFITADATGPKHLTKTITRAKFESMIDGLVEETITTLKQVMKDAGVTNSDIQEVVMVGGSTRVPLVQEEVKKAFGKELNKSVNPDEVVAIGASIQGAVIKGDVKDVLLLDVTPLSLGIETLGGVMTKIIEKGTTIPTKKSQVFSTAEDNQSAVTINVLQGEREFARDNKTLGNFNLEGIMPAPRGVPQIEVEFDIDANGILTVSAKDKATGKATDIRITGSSGLSESEIDKMVRDAEAHKEEDKKRKEGVEARNQADGVAHQTEKTLKEMGEKIPSEQRANIEAALNDLKAVLKDENATKEQIDQKVAALSKVAEEMYKAASTKEQNAGASGTDSKKKDDDVIDAEVE; from the coding sequence ATGTCAAAAGTTATAGGAATTGACTTAGGAACAACAAACTCAGCGGTTGCTGTGTTTGAAAGAGGCGAGGGAAAAATCATCCCTAACAAAGAGGGTAAAAACACAACTCCTTCAGTTGTAGCATTTACCGATAAAGGCGAGGTTTTAGTAGGCGATAGTGCAAAAAGACAAGCTGTTACAAACCCATCAAAAACCATATATTCAATCAAAAGAATTATGGGTTTGATGATGAACGAAGAAAACGCTAAAGAGGCACAAAAAAGACTTCCTTATAAGATAGTTGATAGAAATGGTGCAGCAGCGGTTGATATCGAAGGCAAAATTTACACACCACAAGAGATTTCAGCAAAAGTTTTAATGAAACTTAAAGAAGACGCTGAAGCATATCTTGGCGAGAGCGTAGTTGATGCTGTTATCACTGTTCCAGCGTATTTTAACGACAGTCAAAGAAAAGCCACAAAAGAGGCTGGCGCGATAGCTGGACTAAATGTGCTTCGTATCATAAACGAACCAACAGCAGCAGCTTTAGCTTATGGGCTAGATAAAAAAGCAGCTGAGAAAATCGTAGTTTATGACTTAGGTGGTGGTACATTTGATGTTACTGTGCTTGAAACTGGCGATAATGTAGTTGAGGTTCTTTCAACTGGTGGCGATGCGTTTTTAGGTGGCGATGACTTTGATAACAAGTTGATTGATTGGCTTTTAACTGAGTTTAAAAGCGAGAGTGGAGTTGATTTAAGAAACGATGTTATGGCTATGCAACGTCTTAAAGAAGCAGCTGAAAATGCTAAAAAAGAGTTAAGCTCAGCGATGGAAACAACTATAAATTTACCATTTATCACAGCTGATGCAACAGGTCCAAAACACCTTACAAAGACAATTACAAGAGCTAAATTTGAAAGCATGATAGATGGTTTGGTTGAAGAGACAATCACTACTTTAAAACAAGTTATGAAAGATGCAGGAGTTACAAACTCAGACATTCAAGAAGTAGTTATGGTAGGCGGTTCAACTCGTGTTCCACTGGTTCAAGAAGAGGTTAAAAAGGCATTTGGTAAAGAGCTAAATAAATCTGTAAACCCAGATGAAGTTGTAGCGATTGGAGCTTCGATTCAAGGTGCGGTTATAAAAGGCGATGTAAAAGATGTGCTTTTACTAGATGTAACTCCACTTAGCCTTGGAATCGAGACTTTAGGTGGCGTGATGACTAAGATAATCGAAAAGGGAACTACAATCCCAACTAAGAAATCTCAAGTATTTTCAACAGCTGAAGACAACCAAAGTGCCGTTACTATCAACGTCTTACAAGGTGAGAGAGAGTTTGCAAGAGATAATAAAACTTTAGGAAACTTTAACCTTGAGGGCATTATGCCAGCACCTCGTGGTGTGCCACAAATCGAGGTTGAGTTTGATATCGATGCGAATGGAATTTTAACAGTTTCAGCTAAAGATAAAGCAACTGGCAAAGCAACTGATATCAGAATCACTGGTTCAAGCGGATTAAGCGAGTCTGAAATAGATAAGATGGTAAGAGACGCTGAAGCCCACAAAGAAGAGGATAAAAAACGAAAAGAAGGCGTTGAAGCGAGAAATCAAGCCGATGGCGTTGCTCATCAAACAGAAAAAACACTAAAAGAGATGGGCGAGAAAATTCCAAGCGAGCAAAGAGCGAACATCGAAGCTGCGCTAAATGACTTAAAAGCTGTGTTAAAAGATGAAAATGCTACAAAAGAGCAAATAGATCAAAAAGTAGCAGCTCTAAGCAAAGTTGCTGAAGAGATGTATAAAGCAGCTAGCACAAAAGAGCAAAATGCCGGTGCAAGTGGCACAGACTCTAAGAAAAAAGATGATGATGTTATAGACGCTGAGGTTGAGTAA
- a CDS encoding GNAT family N-acetyltransferase — translation MKNFNIRFAQKNDTETILNFIKHLAKYENLESEVVATRALLEEWIFEKEKAEVILAYDGEQAVGFALFFHNFSTFLGRAGIWLEDLFVLEEYRGKGYGKALLKFIANLAIERKCGRVEWSCLDWNQPSIDFYLSLDAKAMNEWTTYRLDGANLEEFCNYN, via the coding sequence ATGAAAAATTTTAATATAAGATTTGCTCAAAAAAACGATACGGAAACGATACTAAATTTTATAAAACACCTAGCAAAATATGAGAATTTAGAAAGCGAAGTTGTCGCTACTAGAGCGCTTTTAGAAGAGTGGATTTTTGAGAAAGAAAAAGCCGAAGTCATACTTGCATATGATGGCGAGCAAGCCGTTGGATTTGCCCTATTTTTTCACAACTTTTCCACATTTTTAGGACGCGCTGGAATCTGGTTAGAAGATCTTTTTGTGCTTGAAGAGTATCGTGGAAAAGGCTATGGCAAGGCGCTTTTGAAATTTATAGCAAATTTAGCAATTGAGCGAAAGTGCGGTAGAGTCGAGTGGTCATGCCTAGACTGGAATCAACCAAGTATTGATTTTTACTTAAGTCTTGATGCAAAAGCGATGAACGAGTGGACGACTTACCGTTTAGATGGTGCAAATTTGGAAGAATTTTGCAACTATAATTGA
- the ppk2 gene encoding polyphosphate kinase 2 has protein sequence MSKKSSYEKELEALQIELLKFQYYVKEKGLKVLIIMEGRDAAGKGGTIKRMTEHLNPRGCRVVALSKPSDVETTQWYFQRYAAHLPSGGEITIFDRSWYNRAMVEPVMGFCTKEQHIHFLQEVPSFEMLLSRSDIIIFKFFLSINKETQARRFSERRENPLKSYKISPVDQKAQELWDQYSIAQYHMLLQTDTNINPWIIIDSNDKKKARINTIKSILSKVDYKDKADKSKFKIDKNIVKTAKEEMQSLNSSLDQNVNIDNNIDYIYKK, from the coding sequence ATGTCTAAAAAAAGCAGTTATGAAAAGGAGCTTGAAGCGCTTCAAATCGAGCTTTTAAAGTTTCAATACTATGTCAAAGAAAAAGGCTTAAAAGTTTTAATCATCATGGAGGGCAGAGACGCAGCTGGAAAGGGTGGAACTATCAAGCGTATGACAGAGCATTTAAACCCACGTGGATGTCGCGTAGTAGCACTTTCTAAGCCAAGTGATGTTGAGACTACTCAGTGGTATTTTCAAAGATATGCAGCACACCTTCCAAGTGGCGGAGAGATAACGATATTTGATAGATCGTGGTATAACAGAGCGATGGTTGAGCCTGTTATGGGCTTTTGTACAAAAGAGCAGCATATCCACTTTTTACAAGAAGTTCCTAGCTTTGAGATGCTTTTATCTCGCTCGGACATAATTATATTTAAATTTTTTCTCTCTATAAATAAAGAAACGCAAGCTAGAAGATTCTCAGAACGAAGAGAAAACCCGCTAAAAAGCTATAAAATTTCGCCAGTAGATCAAAAAGCCCAAGAGCTTTGGGATCAATACTCAATCGCGCAGTATCATATGCTGCTACAAACTGATACAAATATAAATCCATGGATTATCATCGACTCAAATGATAAGAAAAAAGCGCGTATAAATACGATAAAAAGCATACTTTCTAAGGTTGATTATAAAGATAAGGCTGACAAATCTAAATTTAAAATTGATAAAAATATAGTAAAAACTGCCAAAGAAGAGATGCAAAGTTTAAACTCTTCGCTAGATCAAAACGTAAATATAGATAATAATATAGATTATATTTATAAAAAATAA